One window from the genome of Gavia stellata isolate bGavSte3 chromosome 10, bGavSte3.hap2, whole genome shotgun sequence encodes:
- the PLPPR5 gene encoding phospholipid phosphatase-related protein type 5 isoform X1 yields the protein MRVPSPLTSMLYFQMVIMAGTVMLAYYFEYTDTFTVNVQGFFCYEGAYRKPYPGPEDRSAVPPVLLYSLTAGVPVLVIIVGETAVFCLQLATKDFENQEKTILTGDCCYINPLVRRTIRFLGIYAFGLFATDIFVNAGQVVTGNLAPHFLALCKPNYTALGCKQYTQFISSVHACTGNPDLIMKARKTFPSKEAALSVYAAMYLAMYITNTVKARGTRLAKPVLCLGLMCLAFLTGINRVAEYRNHWSDVIAGFIIGISIAVFLVVCVVNNFRGRQPEHEHSHMDNLAQMPMISIPRVESPLEKNHITAFAEVT from the exons ATGCGAGTGCCCTCTCCGCTCACCAGCATGCTTTACTTCCAGATGGTGATCATGGCAGGGACCGTGATGCTGGCTTACTATTTCGAGTACACGGACACCTTCACGGTCAACGTCCAAGGCTTCTTCTGCTACGAGGGCGCGTACCGAAAGCCCTACCCGGGCCCGGAGGACCGCAGCGCCGTGCCCCCGGTGCTCCTCTACTCGCTGACCGCAGGCGTGCCCGTGCTGGTG ATTATCGTTGGAGAAACTGCAGTGTTTTGTCTACAGTTAGCTACAAAGGATtttgaaaaccaagaaaaaacaatattAACTGGAGACTGTTGTTACATAAATCCACTGGTGCGCAGGACCATCAGATTCCTTG GAATTTACGCATTTGGACTGTTTGCTACGGACATCTTTGTAAATGCTGGACAAGTAGTAACAGGGAATCTTGCGCCACATTTTCTTGCACTTTGTAAACCCAACTATACAGCACTTGGATGTAAACAGTATACACAGTTCATCAGTAGTGTACATGCCTGTACTGGAAATCCAGACCTTATCATGAAAGCCAGAAAGACATTCCCATCCAAAGAAGCAGCACTAAGTGTATATGCAGCTATGTATCTGGCT ATGTATATCACCAACACAGTAAAAGCCAGAGGAACAAGGCTTGCAAAACCTGTTCTGTGTTTGGGCTTAATGTGCTTGGCTTTCCTTACTGGAATCAACAGAGTAGCAGAGTATCGAAATCACTGGTCAGATGTAATAGCAGGATTTATAATTGGAATATCTATAGCAGTTTTTTTG GTTGTTTGTGTGGTGAATAATTTCAGAGGACGTCAGCCAGAGCATGAACATTCTCATATGGATAATCTGGCCCAGATGCCCATGATCAGCATACCCCGAGTAGAAAGTCCTTTAGAAAAG
- the PLPPR5 gene encoding phospholipid phosphatase-related protein type 5 isoform X2 produces MRVPSPLTSMLYFQMVIMAGTVMLAYYFEYTDTFTVNVQGFFCYEGAYRKPYPGPEDRSAVPPVLLYSLTAGVPVLVIIVGETAVFCLQLATKDFENQEKTILTGDCCYINPLVRRTIRFLGIYAFGLFATDIFVNAGQVVTGNLAPHFLALCKPNYTALGCKQYTQFISSVHACTGNPDLIMKARKTFPSKEAALSVYAAMYLAMYITNTVKARGTRLAKPVLCLGLMCLAFLTGINRVAEYRNHWSDVIAGFIIGISIAVFLVVCVVNNFRGRQPEHEHSHMDNLAQMPMISIPRVESPLEKSTELENHITAFAEVT; encoded by the exons ATGCGAGTGCCCTCTCCGCTCACCAGCATGCTTTACTTCCAGATGGTGATCATGGCAGGGACCGTGATGCTGGCTTACTATTTCGAGTACACGGACACCTTCACGGTCAACGTCCAAGGCTTCTTCTGCTACGAGGGCGCGTACCGAAAGCCCTACCCGGGCCCGGAGGACCGCAGCGCCGTGCCCCCGGTGCTCCTCTACTCGCTGACCGCAGGCGTGCCCGTGCTGGTG ATTATCGTTGGAGAAACTGCAGTGTTTTGTCTACAGTTAGCTACAAAGGATtttgaaaaccaagaaaaaacaatattAACTGGAGACTGTTGTTACATAAATCCACTGGTGCGCAGGACCATCAGATTCCTTG GAATTTACGCATTTGGACTGTTTGCTACGGACATCTTTGTAAATGCTGGACAAGTAGTAACAGGGAATCTTGCGCCACATTTTCTTGCACTTTGTAAACCCAACTATACAGCACTTGGATGTAAACAGTATACACAGTTCATCAGTAGTGTACATGCCTGTACTGGAAATCCAGACCTTATCATGAAAGCCAGAAAGACATTCCCATCCAAAGAAGCAGCACTAAGTGTATATGCAGCTATGTATCTGGCT ATGTATATCACCAACACAGTAAAAGCCAGAGGAACAAGGCTTGCAAAACCTGTTCTGTGTTTGGGCTTAATGTGCTTGGCTTTCCTTACTGGAATCAACAGAGTAGCAGAGTATCGAAATCACTGGTCAGATGTAATAGCAGGATTTATAATTGGAATATCTATAGCAGTTTTTTTG GTTGTTTGTGTGGTGAATAATTTCAGAGGACGTCAGCCAGAGCATGAACATTCTCATATGGATAATCTGGCCCAGATGCCCATGATCAGCATACCCCGAGTAGAAAGTCCTTTAGAAAAG TCCACAGAGCTTGAA